The following proteins are encoded in a genomic region of Magnolia sinica isolate HGM2019 chromosome 1, MsV1, whole genome shotgun sequence:
- the LOC131249371 gene encoding reticuline oxidase-like, translated as MASNSISPHLLLLSLLTCALGEDLLTCLSSGGLRNYTTYHKAPYDELLNFSLNNLRYAGSNIRKPAAIILPGNKDQLVIAVRCCNQGSWTIRLRSGGHSFEAISSYADMRFVIIDLMNLNRVTVDLESETAWVEGGATLGEIYYAIGASSKIHAFPAGMSPTVGCGGHFSGGGNGLLARKYGLSADNVVDAILVDAGGRVLDRETMGEDVFWAIRGGGGGGWGAVYAWKIRLVKVPENVTAFLINRRGTRNLMAKLIYEWQLVAPMLEDEFNININVLGSREITLIFRGLYLGPASKALDSITRVFPRLGVTEGEFKEMSWVESVVYLWGMKEVQTVEDMKNRSTSQKAYYKAKFDYVRDLIPMAGIEGALKMMKKDSGGLLAFVPYGGKMSRIASDAIAFPHREGNMYGILYYMAWNEGDDRRRTKHMDWIRGLYEYMGPFVSKDPRAVYVNCLDLDLGVMEWMKGRDDAVEIAKSWGEKYFVGNYDRLVRIKTLIDPNNVFRHPQSVPPLSRRSL; from the coding sequence ATGGCAAGTAACTCCATCTCCCCCCACCTTCTACTCCTGTCCTTGCTAACTTGCGCCCTAGGTGAAGATCTCCTTACATGCCTATCATCTGGAGGTCTACGAAACTACACCACATATCACAAAGCCCCTTATGACGAACTCCTCAATTTCTCTTTAAATAACCTCCGATACGCCGGATCAAACATCCGTAAGCCTGCTGCAATCATCTTACCTGGAAACAAAGATCAGCTCGTGATCGCAGTAAGATGTTGCAATCAAGGGTCATGGACGATCCGACTAAGGAGTGGTGGCCACAGCTTCGAGGCCATATCGTCCTACGCAGACATGCGGTTTGTCATCATAGACCTGATGAACTTAAACCGAGTCACGGTTGACTTAGAATCCGAGACGGCCTGGGTTGAAGGTGGTGCAACACTGGGTGAGATCTACTACGCGATCGGTGCGTCGAGCAAGATCCATGCATTTCCAGCTGGCATGTCTCCCACCGTTGGATGTGGTGGCCATTTCAGCGGAGGTGGTAACGGCCTTTTGGCTAGGAAGTACGGCCTATCTGCTGATAATGTAGTGGATGCAATCCTTGTGGATGCAGGCGGAAGAGTGCTGGATCGTGAAACCATGGGAGAGGACGTGTTCTGGGCGATCCGAGGCGGTGGAGGTGGCGGTTGGGGTGCAGTTTATGCTTGGAAGATCCGATTAGTGAAAGTTCCAGAAAATGTCACCGCTTTCCTCATTAACAGGCGTGGGACGAGAAATCTTATGGCTAAGTTAATTTACGAATGGCAGCTTGTGGCGCCGATGTTAGAGGATGAATTCAATATAAATATCAACGTGTTGGGATCGCGTGAAATTACATTGATTTTCAGGGGATTGTATCTCGGGCCTGCTTCAAAGGCTCTTGATTCTATAACCCGGGTATTTCCCAGACTGGGTGTTACAGAAGGAGAGTTTAAAGAGATGAGCTGGGTTGAATCGGTTGTTTATCTGTGGGGCATGAAGGAGGTGCAGACCGTGGAAGATATGAAGAACCGGAGCACATCCCAGAAAGCATACTACAAGGCAAAATTCGATTATGTAAGGGATCTGATTCCGATGGCTGGGATTGAAGGGGcattgaagatgatgaagaaggaTTCTGGTGGGCTACTCGCATTCGTCCCATACGGTGGGAAGATGAGTCGGATAGCTAGCGATGCTATTGCGTTTCCACACAGAGAAGGCAACATGTATGGCATTCTGTACTACATGGCGTGGAATGAAGGAGATGATCGGCGGAGGACGAAACACATGGATTGGATCAGAGGGCTTTATGAGTACATGGGGCCGTTCGTTTCGAAGGATCCAAGGGCTGTTTATGTGAATTGCTTGGACCTTGATCTTGGAGTGATGGAGTGGATGAAGGGTAGGGATGATGCTGTGGAGATTGCAAAGTCGTGGGGTGAGAAGTATTTCGTGGGGAATTATGATAGATTGGTGAGAATAAAGACGTTGATTGATCCTAATAACGTCTTTAGACACCCACAAAGTGTTCCTCCCCTGAGCCGTCGCAGCTTGTGA